The Drosophila bipectinata strain 14024-0381.07 chromosome 2L, DbipHiC1v2, whole genome shotgun sequence genome has a segment encoding these proteins:
- the LOC108133390 gene encoding exosome complex component RRP41 — protein sequence MAGNFELLSEQGLRLDGRRPHELRHIQCKLGVFEQPDGSAYMEQGNTKVLAAVYGPHQAKGKKTETNDLVINCQYSQATFSTAERKNRPRGDRKSQEFKMYLQQALSAAIKSELYPRSQIDVYVEVLQADGANYAVALNAATLALIDAGICLNELIVACTASLSKNNIPLTDISQIEEASGGPKLTVAALPTAQKIAFLEMSERFHIDHLETVIETALAGCREIRDILEGVVKEHLLHMGSAADWGRVC from the coding sequence ATGGCCGGCAACTTTGAGCTGCTCAGCGAGCAGGGCTTACGTCTGGACGGCAGGCGGCCTCATGAATTGCGGCACATACAGTGCAAACTGGGTGTTTTCGAACAACCCGACGGCAGTGCCTACATGGAACAAGGAAACACCAAAGTGCTGGCGGCCGTCTACGGACCCCACCAGGCAAAGGGCAAAAAGACCGAGACCAATGACTTGGTCATCAACTGTCAGTACAGCCAAGCCACCTTCTCCACGGCCGAACGTAAAAATAGACCGCGCGGCGACAgaaaatcccaagagtttaaGATGTACCTGCAGCAGGCACTAAGTGCGGCCATTAAATCGGAGCTGTACCCCAGATCCCAGATAGACGTCTACGTGGAGGTACTACAGGCTGACGGAGCCAATTATGCAGTCGCCCTTAATGCAGCCACCTTGGCACTGATCGATGCCGGCATCTGCCTTAACGAACTGATAGTGGCCTGCACAGCATCGCTGAGCAAGAATAACATCCCACTTACGGATATCTCCCAAATTGAGGAAGCTTCCGGCGGGCCAAAACTGACAGTGGCTGCGTTACCCACCGCCCAGAAGATTGCCTTCCTTGAAATGAGCGAACGATTCCATATTGACCATTTGGAAACCGTTATTGAGACGGCACTGGCCGGATGTAGAGAGATTCGAGATATCCTTGAGGGTGTAGTCAAGGAGCACCTGTTACACATGGGTAGTGCGGCCGATTGGGGTCGAgtatgttaa
- the LOC138925955 gene encoding peptide chain release factor 1-like, mitochondrial: protein MLVRQLLSPRLGYLARRWASTHQLSFQNERMQGYLESLRQEYYGLRVTAGGNNKAYARLAQLEGVVTALEQRRVLERNITSAQDMELEKDEDMRLLMQEENAIYSDLLSKQEQTLLRELLAMADDEVYPALIFGLNAGAGGQEAMLFAQELYEMYTSYFEHKGWEYEEFAHETTDIGGIRHASIMVSGDDAFTWLRHEAGVHRVQRVPATEKSGRMHTSTASITVIPRPADVQVHIADKDLKIETKRASGAGGQHVNTTDSAVRIVHLPTGMAVEAQSERSQLKNRELAMSRLRSRLVQRQLESAEASTKATKKAQQGSLNRNEKIRTYNFVQDRITDHRIQGGTMHNLDGFLKGGEQLSSLIEKLQLENRKERLKDLLEAWQPPQEAANKS, encoded by the coding sequence ATGTTGGTGCGCCAACTTTTAAGCCCTCGCTTGGGATACCTGGCGCGCCGCTGGGCCAGCACCCATCAGCTTAGTTTTCAAAACGAGAGAATGCAGGGGTATTTGGAGTCCCTTCGCCAGGAGTACTATGGTCTGCGAGTAACTGCCGGGGGAAACAACAAAGCTTATGCTCGCCTTGCGCAACTGGAAGGCGTGGTGACAGCCTTGGAGCAGCGGCGCGTCCTAGAACGCAATATAACCAGCGCTCAGGATATGGAGTTGGAAAAGGACGAGGATATGCGATTGCTAATGCAGGAGGAGAATGCCATCTATTCCGACTTACTGAGCAAGCAGGAGCAAACCCTTCTGAGGGAACTGCTCGCCATGGCCGACGATGAAGTTTATCCTGCCCTTATCTTTGGACTAAATGCTGGAGCCGGGGGTCAGGAGGCTATGTTATTCGCCCAGGAGCTATACGAGATGTACACAAGCTACTTCGAGCATAAAGGCTGGGAGTACGAGGAGTTTGCCCACGAGACGACCGATATTGGAGGCATAAGGCATGCCAGCATCATGGTGAGCGGAGACGATGCCTTTACCTGGCTGCGCCATGAGGCCGGTGTCCACCGTGTTCAGCGAGTTCCTGCAACTGAGAAGTCCGGCCGCATGCACACCAGTACAGCTTCGATCACTGTGATTCCTCGGCCTGCCGACGTACAAGTGCATATCGCAGACAAAGACTTGAAAATTGAGACCAAAAGAGCCAGTGGGGCAGGTGGGCAGCACGTAAATACCACAGATTCGGCGGTGAGGATTGTCCACTTGCCCACCGGCATGGCCGTGGAAGCACAATCCGAGCGTTCACAGCTGAAGAACCGCGAGCTAGCGATGAGCCGGCTGCGTTCCCGGCTAGTTCAGCGGCAACTGGAAAGCGCCGAAGCAAGTACAAAGGCCACTAAGAAGGCGCAACAGGGAAGCCTTAACCGCAATGAGAAAATTCGCACATACAACTTTGTCCAGGACCGGATCACGGACCACAGAATTCAGGGCGGCACCATGCACAATCTCGACGGGTTCCTCAAAGGCGGCGAGCAACTCAGCAGTCTAATTGAAAAGCTGCAGTTAGAAAACCGCAAGGAGCGATTAAAGGATCTTCTGGAGGCTTGGCAGCCCCCACAAGAGGCTGCAAACAAAAGCTAA
- the LOC108133388 gene encoding LOW QUALITY PROTEIN: actin-binding protein IPP (The sequence of the model RefSeq protein was modified relative to this genomic sequence to represent the inferred CDS: inserted 1 base in 1 codon): MPPLKTYQIHHEYNANCHNGNPSPNQNANANANPTSGDCDFYGASTGAVLGAAAIAAQRTNLPSYCNAQYPFKVLSNLNQLREQGRFCDVEIIAGEATFSAHRAVLSAASAYFEAMFRPELGLNEVKQKSVVLHTIDGDILHILLDFIYTGRCEITQSNVQELLAAADMLQLNEVVDGCCEFLCRELHASNALGILRFAEAHNCESLAKSALNFVHANFPAITLEDEFLETPQSLLSQLLNSELLRVDSESQVFQAALRWIKHDVTQRRRYVFDILSHVRMALVPVKVIDKALKDDCRDMSVKXALRSICRDIASKRGQLVPLRVCPRQLAKKNIYIIGGSHRDTPRTWNSADCIFETVAKFDIFRREWTQTASMEVGRILPGVSALNGKIYVVGGERGSQILANGEVYDPQNDVWHPIAPMIVPRCEFGLCTMGGNLFAVGGWVGDDIGGSMECYDPDQDLWELIGNMPQPRFSMGVVSFEGLIYIVGGCTTTTRHLPDLISYNPVTKEWTQLARMKTARCQMGVAVLDRYLYVVGGSSISQDILSSVERYSFDEDKWSMVCALNVPRAIPAVAAADGLLYVAGGDQPCEVNFYRAQVTINAVECYDPLSDTWKNCPDLPVSRSEAGAVVV, translated from the exons ATGCCACCGCTAAAAACCTACCAGATACACCACgaatacaatgcaaattgtcACAATGGCAATCCAAGTCCCAATCAGAATGCGAACGCGAATGCAAATCCCACCAGCGGCGACTGTGACTTCTATGGCGCGTCGACGGGAGCGGTCCTGGGAGCAGCCGCCATCGCCGCCCAGCGCACAAACCTTCCCTCCTATTGCAATGCCCAGTATCCGTTCAAGGTGCTATCCAATCTCAACCAGCTTCGCGAGCAGGGACGCTTCTGTGATGTGGAGATCATCGCCGGGGAGGCCACCTTCAGTGCCCACCGCGCAGTTCTGAGCGCAGCCAGCGCCTACTTCGAGGCCATGTTCCGCCCCGAGCTCGGCCTAAACGAAGTCAAGCAGAAGTCGGTGGTGCTGCACACAATCGACGGTGACATACTTCACATCCTGCTTGACTTTATCTACACAGGTCGCTGCGAGATAACGCAG TCCAATGTCCAAGAGCTTCTTGCCGCCGCTGACATGCTGCAGCTTAACGAGGTG gtcgATGGTTGTTGCGAGTTTCTTTGTCGAGAGCTGCATGCCTCTAATGCGCTAGGTATTTTACGGTTTGCTGAAGCCCACAACTGCGAGTCGTTGGCCAAGAGTGCATTGAACTTTGTCCACGCCAATTTCCCAGCG ATAACTCTGGAGGATGAGTTTCTGGAAACTCCACAGTCATTGCTATCGCAGTTGCTTAACTCCGAGCTGCTGCGCGTGGACTCCGAATCCCAAGTTTTCCAGGCGGCTCTGCGCTGGATCAAGCATGATGTAACGCAACGGCGGCGCTACGTTTTCGACATCCTCTCCCACGTGCGCATGGCATTGGTGCCAGTGAAGGTGATCGACAAGGCTCTAAAAGATGACTGTCGGGACATGTCCGTGA TTGCTCTTCGTTCGATTTGCCGGGATATTGCGTCAAAGCGGGGACAGCTGGTGCCACTGCGTGTCTGTCCCCGCCAGTTGgccaagaaaaatatttatatcattGGCGGTTCTCATCGGGATACGCCGCGCACTTGGAACTCGGCCGACTGCATCTTCGAAACGGTGGCAAAGTTCGACATATTCCGGCGCGAGTGGACCCAGACAGCATCGATGGAAGTGGGGCGCATATTGCCGGGCGTCTCGGCCCTAAACGGAAAGATCTATGTGGTGGGGGGCGAGCGCGGCTCCCAGATCCTGGCAAACGGAGAGGTCTATGACCCACAAAACGACGTCTGGCATCCCATAGCTCCCATGATCGTGCCTCGCTGCGAGTTCGGTCTTTGCACAATGGGCGGAAACCTCTTTGCAGTTGGCGGTTGGGTTGGAGACGACATTGGCGGCTCTATGGAGTGCTACGATCCAGATCAGGACCTGTGGGAGTTAATTGGCAACATGCCGCAACCGCGCTTCAGCATGGGAGTGGTCAGCTTCGAGGGACTGATTTACATTGTGGGAGGATGCACAACAACAACCCGTCACTTGCCGGACCTTATAAG CTACAATCCAGTTACCAAGGAGTGGACGCAGCTGGCCCGCATGAAAACGGCCCGCTGCCAAATGGGCGTTGCCGTCTTAGATAGGTACCTCTATGTGGTGGGTGGGAGCAGTATTAGCCAAGACATTCTCAGCTCAGTTGAGCGCTACAGCTTCGATGAAGATAAGTGGTCCATGGTTTGTGCGTTGAACGTGCCCCGAGCCATTCCTGCAGTAGCCGCTGCCGACGGACTTCTCTACGTGGCTGGAGGAGACCAG CCCTGTGAGGTGAACTTCTATCGCGCTCAAGTGACCATTAACGCTGTCGAGTGCTACGATCCGCTGTCAGACACCTGGAAAAACTGTCCCGATCTACCTGTTAGCCGCTCGGAGGCTGGGGCAGTGGTCGTCTAA
- the msb1l gene encoding uncharacterized protein msb1l codes for MGSKATKMEGEYLPDTPTLNKMRLASQKKENLEMTPTRDQLNPLDPRSPNVCRTPLNFLQTEPTVQDFRDANPVVQSENAFSQFRKRLLKGFSLNDPRSPQLNRTPLVLDEVRSLNMDDTFADLFVDTRAPSSRTEDPATLSTPIDSVNADESCDSFGTPPMEHNNSSLEIVSLPYDEEETMPCEAKLQTTPPQLHVDPRSPSVGVDRTPIIFCDDEEEEAREAQMLEQILETLTLNLSTDSSMASFAFPPNEPNLEDSFLPSNKHLERVRLGHKRRIPPKKPARANKPKIFVDQESPVIGGPSLMSKSNDTPLSAQKRTPLSCVKNREHLRSQSVDKDLRQTPLAQQNQQKGQFNQAARHGRRLITGDALNG; via the exons ATGGGGTCCAAAGCTACTAAAATGGAGGGTGAATATCTGCCGGATACCCCAACTCTAAACAAAATGCGCCTGGCCAGCCAGAAAAAGGAGAATTTGGAAATGACGCCAACTAGGGATCAGCTAAATCCACTTGATCCCCGCTCTCCCAATGTTTGTCGCACACCCCTGAAC TTCTTGCAGACCGAGCCAACAGTTCAGGATTTTAGGGATGCGAATCCCGTAGTTCAAAGTGAGAACGCCTTTTCTCAGTTTCGCAAGCGTCTTCTAAAAGGATTCTCCCTTAATGATCCTCGATCGCCGCAGCTAAACCGGACACCTTTGGTGCTAGACGAGGTGCGGTCTCTAAATATGGATGACACCTTTGCCGACCTATTTGTTGACACGCGAGCCCCATCATCCCGCACAGAAGATCCGGCCACCCTGTCTACTCCTATAGATTCGGTCAATGCGGACGAAAGCTGCGATAGCTTTGGAACCCCACCAATGGAGCACAATAACAGCTCCCTAGAAATAGTGTCTTTGCCATACGATGAAGAGGAGACCATGCCTTGCGAAGCTAAGCTGCAGACCACTCCACCACAGCTACACGTTGATCCCCGTTCTCCGAGTGTCGGAGTAGATCGTACCCCGATCATCTTCTGCGACGACGAAGAGGAGGAGGCGCGAGAGGCTCAGATGCTGGAACAAATTCTTGAAACGCTGACGCTTAATCTTAGTACTGATAGTAGCATGGCTTCGTTTGCCTTCCCGCCCAACGAACCTAATTTAGAAGATTCTTTCTTGCCATCCAATAAACATTTGGAGCGCGTCCGTTTGGGCCACAAGCGTAGGATTCCACCAAAAAAGCCGGCCCGAGCCAACAAGCCAAAAATCTTTGTTGATCAGGAATCGCCGGTGATCGGAGGGCCGAGCTTGATGTCCAAGTCAAACGATACACCGCTATCTGCCCAAAAGCGCACACCTCTTAGCTGTGTTAAAAACAGAGAGCACCTGCGCTCTCAATCGGTAGACAAGGATTTACGGCAGACGCCTCTTGCACAACAGAACCAACAGAAAGGTCAGTTTAATCAAGCGGCGAGACACGGGCGGCGATTAATAACTGGCGATGCCCTCAACGGCTGA
- the spi gene encoding protein spitz, translating to MHSKMMLLAVVIINCLAYPRFGEACSSRTVPKPRPSISSSMSGTALPPTQAPATTTTTTMRTTTTTPRPNITFPTYKCPKDFDDWYCLNDAHCFSVKIADLPVYSCECAIGFMGLRCEYKEIDNTYVPKRPRPMLEKASIASGAMCALVFMLFVCLAFYLRFEQRAAKKAFELEQEQLEYEDEDQCECCRNQCCSASDEPPVVVKRKLPYHMRLEHALMSFAIRRSNKL from the coding sequence ATGCATTCCAAAATGATGTTGCTTGCCGTAGTGATAATTAACTGTCTGGCGTATCCACGCTTTGGGGAGGCCTGCTCCAGTCGCACGGTGCCCAAGCCGAGACCTTCGATCTCTTCATCCATGTCCGGGACAGCCCTGCCGCCGACCCAGGCGCCGGCCACTACAACCACCACCACAATGCGAACCACGACCACCACGCCGCGTCCCAACATCACATTCCCCACTTACAAATGCCCCAAGGACTTCGACGACTGGTACTGCCTGAACGATGCCCATTGCTTCTCGGTCAAGATCGCCGACTTGCCAGTCTACAGCTGTGAGTGCGCCATCGGGTTCATGGGCCTGCGCTGCGAGTACAAGGAGATCGACAACACCTACGTGCCTAAGCGGCCGCGTCCGATGCTGGAGAAGGCGAGCATCGCCAGCGGAGCGATGTGCGCTCTGGTCTTCATGCTCTTCGTCTGCCTAGCCTTCTACTTGCGCTTCGAGCAGCGGGCTGCTAAGAAGGCGTTCGAGttggagcaggagcagctggagtacgaggacgaggaccagTGCGAGTGCTGTCGCAATCAGTGCTGCTCGGCTAGTGATGAGCCCCCCGTGGTCGTTAAGCGTAAGCTTCCCTATCACATGCGGCTGGAGCACGCACTGATGTCCTTCGCCATCCGGCGCAGCAACAAACTGTGA
- the LOC108133317 gene encoding transmembrane reductase CYB561D2, whose product METTLSESQQPVVSRTRRIVDYGSTVRTESQRRPSFVLIATPRSYTKMSHHHEGQDRLQRFEYFLNVLNQMCIGFITIYISYLTLRTGLAGTGLHAWLVTIGFSFFMAEGVMIHYGGNVLTNGYKRKTKTTIHWVLLTLGGGCGAAGALIKMIQKGFLLQSIHGKLGMTAFVLCILAMTSGLSALFSARVKKLITPLLNKTFHNFLGFACFVIALVTQYYGYQTGYFKSRSETDFQILMKCLTLISLVLSSYGPMKALYQKILNISQQF is encoded by the exons ATGGAAACTACATTGTCCGAAAGCCAGCAGCCGGTTGTCAGTAGAACTCGGAGAATCGTCGACTACGGCAGCACAGTGCGGACGGAATCGCAGCGCCGACCTTCATTTGTTTTGATCGCAACCCCGCGGAGCTATACGAAAATGAGCCACCACCACGAGGGCCAGGATCGCCTCCAGCGATTCGAGTACTTCCTCAATGTTCTCAATCAGATGTGCATTGGATTCATCACCATCTACATCTCGTATCTGACCCTGCGAACTGGATTAGCAGGAACGGGACTCCACGCGTGGCTGGTTACCATTGGA TTTTCCTTCTTTATGGCCGAGGGCGTGATGATCCACTATGGAGGAAATGTTCTCACCAATGGATATAAGCGGAAAACGAAAACCACAATCCATTGGGTGCTCCTGACCCTGGGCGGAGGCTGTGGAGCAGCTGGTGCCCTTATCAAGATGATCCAAAAAGGTTTTTTGCTGCAATCTATTCACGGAAAACTAG GGATGACAGCGTTTGTACTCTGCATTCTTGCCATGACATCCGGATTATCTGCTCTATTCTCTGCTCGGGTGAAGAAGCTGATAACACCACTGCTGAACAAAACGTTCCATAATTTTCTGGGATTTGCTTGCTTTGTGATTGCCCTGGTCACCCAGTATTACGGCTATCAGACGGGCTACTTCAAGAGTCGCAGTGAGACGGACTTCCAAATCCTCATGAAGTGTCTCACTCTCATATCCCTGGTCCTCTCAAGCTACGGGCCCATGAAAGCACtctatcaaaaaattttaaatatatccCAGCAGTTTTAG
- the LOC108133329 gene encoding uncharacterized protein → MTAGKSESTSVVQHIESGLYVINQLCIGFVTIWVSWTCLRQDLAGIRLHAWLVTFGFVFLMAEGMMCFYDGSWLTLRYSRKYKTAFHVVLQVLGGGMGVAGCLIQLIRDDWSVSVTLHARLGFAAFILCLISLLSGLAAVLARSINRVVSPLINKTFHVVLSFAAFVIAMMAQFYGYTQTGIFRGQGQDFVILMQVVTMVAMVLTSIGAMKSLYQKFGSLAS, encoded by the coding sequence atgactGCAGGAAAATCCGAATCCACCTCCGTGGTGCAGCACATCGAATCCGGTCTGTACGTGATCAACCAGCTGTGCATCGGATTCGTGACCATTTGGGTTAGTTGGACCTGCCTTCGCCAGGACCTCGCCGGCATTCGCCTCCACGCTTGGCTGGTTACATTCGGATTTGTGTTCCTGATGGCCGAGGGCATGATGTGTTTCTACGATGGCAGCTGGCTAACCCTGCGCTACTCCCGCAAATATAAGACAGCATTCCATGTGGTGCTCCAAGTGCTCGGCGGCGGCATGGGCGTAGCCGGATGCCTCATTCAACTGATTCGGGACGATTGGTCGGTCAGTGTGACACTACATGCCCGTCTGGGCTTCGCCGCCTTCATCCTGTGTCTGATTTCCCTGCTAAGTGGACTGGCAGCGGTGCTGGCGAGGTCCATAAACCGGGTGGTTTCCCCACTGATCAACAAAACCTTCCATGTCGTCCTGAGCTTTGCCGCATTTGTGATCGCAATGATGGCTCAGTTCTACGGATACACCCAAACTGGAATTTTCCGTGGCCAAGGCCAGGACTTTGTAATCCTCATGCAGGTCGTCACCATGGTGGCCATGGTCCTGACAAGCATAGGAGCCATGAAATCCCTGTACCAAAAATTCGGGAGCTTGGCTAGTTAG